In Bosea vestrisii, the following are encoded in one genomic region:
- the scpA gene encoding methylmalonyl-CoA mutase, with amino-acid sequence MTAIPDFTKLAFADTAARASAPQATGDLWQTPEDIPVKPLYTAADRDGLPFVGTLPGIAPYLRGPYPTMYVNQPWTIRQYAGFSTAEDSNAFYRRNLAAGQKGLSVAFDLATHRGYDSDHPRVGGDVGMAGVAIDSIYDMRTLFSGIPLDQMSVSMTMNGAVLPVLALYIVAAEEQGVPAAKLSGTIQNDILKEFMVRNTYIYPPSPSMRIIGDIFAYTSANMPKFNSISISGYHMQEAGATQDLELGYTLADGVEYIRAGQQAGLGVDVFAPRLSFFWAIGMNFFMEVAKLRAARLIWAKLVKDFGAQNEKSLPLRTHCQTSGWSLTAQDVFNNVPRTMIEAMAATQGHTQSLHTNALDEALALPTDFSARIARNTQIVLQQESGTTRIIDPWGGSYYVERLTAELAAKAWGHIQEVEKLGGMAKAIEAGIPKLRIEEAAAKTQARIDGRQQAIIGVNIFKPENEAAIDVLKVDNASVRTQQLDKLRRLKAERNEAETQAALTALTNGAQGDGNLLDLAVKAARAKATVGEISLAMEQVFGRHRAEIKSISGVYKREVGEMNPAVTRVQLMCEAFEEADGRRPRILVAKMGQDGHDRGQKVIASAFADLGFDVDIGPLFATPDEAARQGVENDVHIIGVSSLAAGHLTLVPELKAALAKAGRPDIMIVVGGVIPPQDFDALIEAGASAIFPPGTVIADAAEKLLEELNQRLGYAQKSAAE; translated from the coding sequence ATGACCGCGATCCCGGATTTCACGAAGCTCGCCTTCGCCGACACGGCAGCCCGCGCGAGCGCCCCTCAGGCCACAGGCGACCTCTGGCAGACCCCGGAGGACATTCCGGTCAAGCCGCTCTACACGGCCGCGGATCGTGACGGCCTGCCCTTCGTCGGCACGCTTCCAGGCATCGCGCCCTATCTGCGCGGCCCCTACCCGACCATGTACGTCAACCAGCCCTGGACGATCCGGCAATATGCCGGCTTCTCCACGGCGGAGGACTCCAACGCCTTCTACCGGCGCAATCTCGCCGCCGGCCAGAAGGGGCTTTCGGTCGCCTTCGATCTTGCCACTCATCGCGGCTATGACAGCGACCATCCGCGCGTCGGCGGCGATGTCGGCATGGCCGGCGTCGCGATCGATTCGATCTACGACATGCGCACCCTGTTCTCCGGCATCCCGCTCGACCAGATGAGCGTGTCGATGACGATGAACGGCGCCGTCCTGCCGGTGCTGGCGCTCTACATTGTCGCGGCGGAAGAACAGGGCGTGCCGGCGGCCAAGCTCTCGGGGACCATCCAGAACGACATCCTCAAGGAGTTCATGGTCCGCAACACCTATATCTACCCGCCCTCGCCCTCGATGCGGATCATCGGCGACATCTTCGCCTACACCTCGGCCAACATGCCGAAGTTCAATTCGATCTCGATCTCCGGCTACCACATGCAGGAGGCCGGAGCGACGCAGGACCTCGAGCTCGGCTACACGCTCGCCGATGGCGTCGAGTACATCCGCGCCGGCCAGCAGGCGGGCCTCGGCGTCGACGTCTTCGCGCCGCGGCTTTCCTTCTTCTGGGCCATCGGCATGAACTTCTTCATGGAGGTGGCGAAGCTCAGGGCAGCGCGGCTGATCTGGGCCAAGCTGGTCAAGGATTTCGGGGCGCAGAACGAGAAGTCGCTCCCTTTACGCACCCATTGCCAGACCTCGGGCTGGTCGCTGACGGCGCAAGACGTATTCAACAACGTGCCACGCACCATGATCGAGGCGATGGCGGCGACGCAGGGGCATACCCAGTCGCTGCACACCAATGCGCTCGACGAGGCGCTGGCGCTGCCGACCGATTTCTCCGCCCGCATCGCCCGCAACACCCAGATCGTCCTGCAGCAGGAGAGCGGCACGACCCGGATCATCGACCCCTGGGGCGGCTCCTATTATGTCGAGCGCCTCACCGCCGAGCTCGCCGCCAAGGCCTGGGGCCATATCCAGGAGGTCGAGAAACTCGGCGGCATGGCCAAGGCGATCGAGGCCGGCATCCCCAAGCTCCGGATCGAGGAGGCCGCGGCCAAGACGCAAGCGCGTATCGATGGACGCCAGCAAGCGATCATCGGCGTCAATATCTTCAAGCCCGAGAACGAAGCGGCGATCGACGTGCTCAAGGTCGACAACGCCTCGGTCCGCACCCAGCAGCTCGACAAGCTCCGGCGGCTCAAGGCCGAGCGCAACGAGGCCGAGACGCAAGCGGCCCTCACCGCGCTGACCAACGGTGCACAAGGCGACGGCAATCTGCTCGATCTTGCGGTCAAGGCGGCGCGGGCGAAGGCAACCGTCGGCGAGATCTCGCTGGCGATGGAGCAGGTCTTCGGGCGCCACCGGGCCGAGATCAAGTCGATCTCGGGCGTCTACAAGCGGGAGGTCGGCGAGATGAACCCTGCGGTGACGCGCGTGCAATTGATGTGCGAGGCCTTCGAGGAGGCGGACGGGCGCCGCCCGCGCATCCTCGTCGCCAAGATGGGCCAGGACGGCCATGACCGCGGCCAGAAGGTGATCGCCTCTGCCTTCGCCGATCTCGGCTTCGACGTCGATATCGGCCCGCTCTTCGCCACGCCCGACGAAGCGGCGCGCCAGGGCGTCGAGAACGACGTCCACATCATCGGCGTTTCCTCGCTGGCGGCCGGCCATCTGACGCTGGTGCCGGAGCTCAAGGCGGCACTCGCCAAGGCCGGCCGGCCCGACATCATGATCGTCGTCGGCGGCGTGATCCCGCCACAGGATTTCGACGCCCTGATCGAGGCTGGCGCCAGCGCGATCTTCCCGCCCGGCACCGTCATCGCCGACGCCGCCGAGAAGCTGCTGGAAGAGCTCAACCAGCGCCTGGGCTACGCGCAGAAAAGCGCGGCGGAGTGA
- a CDS encoding ABC transporter permease, with amino-acid sequence MKRFGAFHLAALVAGFAFLYLPIVALVAYSFNASRLVTVWGGFSTHWYGTLFSNQPLLDAAWLTIRVALVSATLATMLGTLAALALARYRVFTGRMLFSGMVMAPLVMPEVITGLSLLLLFVAGDVERGYWTVVIAHATFSLGFACIVVQARLTGFDRSLEEAARDLGATPMETFRTVTLPLIWPAVAAAWMLAFTLSLDDLVIASFTTGPGATTLPMRLYSAIRLGVTPEINAACTIMIAAVAVAVIGASLLMKRDALAGR; translated from the coding sequence ATGAAGCGCTTTGGAGCCTTCCACCTCGCCGCGCTCGTTGCCGGCTTCGCCTTCCTTTACCTGCCGATCGTCGCGCTGGTCGCCTATTCCTTCAACGCCTCGCGACTGGTCACAGTTTGGGGCGGCTTCTCGACGCATTGGTATGGAACGCTCTTCAGCAACCAGCCGCTGCTCGACGCCGCCTGGCTGACGATCCGCGTCGCGCTGGTCTCTGCCACGCTTGCGACGATGCTCGGAACGCTCGCGGCATTGGCATTGGCGCGCTATCGCGTCTTCACCGGTCGGATGTTGTTCTCCGGCATGGTGATGGCGCCCTTGGTGATGCCGGAGGTGATCACCGGCCTGTCGCTGCTGCTGCTGTTCGTCGCCGGCGATGTCGAGCGCGGCTACTGGACCGTCGTCATCGCCCACGCGACCTTCAGCCTCGGCTTCGCCTGCATCGTCGTGCAGGCGCGGCTCACTGGCTTCGACCGCTCACTGGAGGAAGCCGCCCGCGATCTCGGTGCGACGCCGATGGAAACGTTCCGAACTGTGACATTGCCGCTGATCTGGCCGGCCGTCGCCGCCGCCTGGATGCTGGCCTTCACGCTCTCGCTCGACGATCTCGTCATCGCGAGCTTCACCACCGGGCCGGGCGCGACGACGTTGCCGATGCGGCTCTACTCGGCGATCCGCCTCGGCGTCACGCCCGAGATCAACGCCGCCTGCACGATCATGATCGCAGCGGTGGCGGTGGCGGTGATCGGCGCTTCCTTGCTGATGAAGCGGGACGCGCTGGCGGGGCGCTGA
- a CDS encoding penicillin acylase family protein has translation MIGPLDVAAVVAYLETPDSALGANPKAARDALLLETLKAAMEELRQSLGPDTASWNWGKIHHAQFDHALSPLAGGPDRAQLNVGRLAMGGSAFSPRAASYRISDFKVIAGASFRMVLDVGKWDESRFINTPGQSGDAYSPHYRDLAPLWAAGDYAPLLYSREAIEKAARSVIALKPAG, from the coding sequence GTGATCGGACCGCTCGATGTGGCTGCGGTCGTTGCCTATCTCGAAACGCCCGACAGCGCGCTCGGCGCCAATCCGAAGGCCGCGCGCGATGCCCTGCTGCTGGAGACGCTGAAAGCGGCGATGGAGGAGCTGCGCCAGTCGCTCGGTCCGGATACGGCGAGCTGGAACTGGGGCAAGATCCACCACGCCCAGTTCGACCATGCACTCTCGCCCCTCGCCGGCGGCCCAGACCGGGCGCAGCTCAATGTCGGCCGGCTCGCCATGGGCGGCTCGGCCTTCAGCCCGCGCGCGGCGTCCTACCGGATCTCCGACTTCAAGGTGATCGCGGGGGCTTCCTTCCGCATGGTGCTGGACGTCGGCAAGTGGGACGAGAGCCGCTTCATCAACACGCCCGGGCAGTCCGGCGATGCCTACAGCCCGCATTATCGCGATCTCGCACCGCTCTGGGCGGCCGGCGACTATGCGCCGCTGCTCTATTCGCGGGAGGCGATCGAGAAGGCGGCGCGTTCGGTCATCGCGCTCAAGCCGGCGGGCTGA
- a CDS encoding ABC transporter ATP-binding protein, with protein MNRPEAGGRRASPGSVRRDFQPWNDPAAKPLVEFRNVTKRFGAVVAVDRLSLAIHQREFFALLGPSGCGKTTLMRMLAGFEQPDEGEILLDGVDITAVPPHRRPVNMMFQSYALFPHLSVSDNIAYGLKREGLPKAEIAERVDAMLGRVRLKGMEKRRPDQLSGGQRQRVALARALVKQPKLLLLDEPLGALDKKLREETQYELMDLQADLGLTFMVVTHDQDEAMTMADRMAVMDHGRLLQIAPPDLIYEAPSSRFVAEFVGDINLIEGRVTAVAGDLVTLESQTLGVIELDEDAPSCRPGDALTIGLRPEKITLSHDEPGQGVNKVAGEIWDIGYLGDMTMVQVMVGGDEGKLFKISLTNRTRRIEQPFAWEDKVWLSWDVEAGMVLAS; from the coding sequence GTGAACCGGCCGGAGGCGGGTGGAAGGCGCGCCTCGCCGGGCAGCGTCCGGCGCGACTTCCAGCCCTGGAACGACCCTGCGGCCAAGCCGCTGGTCGAGTTTCGCAATGTCACCAAGCGCTTTGGTGCGGTGGTCGCTGTCGATCGGCTCTCGCTTGCGATCCATCAGCGCGAGTTCTTCGCGCTGCTCGGACCGTCCGGCTGCGGCAAGACCACCCTGATGCGCATGCTCGCCGGCTTCGAGCAGCCCGACGAGGGCGAGATCCTGCTCGACGGCGTCGACATCACGGCCGTGCCGCCGCATCGGCGGCCGGTCAACATGATGTTCCAGTCCTATGCGCTGTTCCCGCATCTGAGCGTCAGCGACAACATCGCCTATGGACTGAAGCGTGAGGGCCTGCCCAAAGCTGAGATCGCCGAACGTGTCGACGCCATGCTCGGGCGCGTCCGCCTCAAGGGCATGGAGAAGCGCCGGCCGGACCAGCTCTCCGGCGGCCAGCGCCAGCGCGTCGCGCTCGCGCGTGCTCTGGTCAAGCAGCCCAAGCTCCTGCTGCTCGACGAGCCGTTGGGGGCGCTCGACAAGAAGCTGCGTGAGGAGACGCAATACGAGCTGATGGACCTCCAGGCCGATCTCGGCCTGACCTTCATGGTCGTCACGCACGACCAGGACGAGGCCATGACCATGGCCGACCGCATGGCGGTGATGGACCATGGCAGGCTGTTGCAGATCGCGCCGCCGGATCTGATCTACGAGGCGCCATCCAGCCGCTTCGTCGCCGAGTTCGTTGGCGACATCAACCTGATCGAGGGCAGGGTCACGGCCGTCGCTGGCGATCTCGTCACGCTGGAGAGCCAAACCCTCGGCGTGATCGAGCTCGACGAGGATGCGCCGAGCTGCCGTCCAGGCGACGCACTCACCATCGGTCTGCGTCCCGAGAAGATCACGCTCAGCCATGACGAGCCGGGGCAGGGCGTCAACAAGGTCGCCGGCGAGATCTGGGACATCGGCTATCTCGGCGACATGACCATGGTCCAGGTCATGGTCGGCGGCGACGAGGGCAAGCTCTTCAAGATCTCGCTGACCAACCGCACCAGGCGGATCGAGCAGCCCTTCGCCTGGGAAGACAAGGTCTGGCTCTCCTGGGACGTCGAAGCCGGCATGGTGCTGGCGTCGTGA
- a CDS encoding lytic transglycosylase domain-containing protein — translation MRAGRRRILAAALAATLLGGPALAEPQTESVAQTICRLIEGAAKTHDLPVAFLTRLIWRESSFRPHVVSPAGAQGIAQFMPGTANERGLADPFDPEAAIPHSAAFLAALKNQFGNLGLAAAAYNGGPNRVARWVERGGMLPYETQAYVRFITGRGVEEWRLGAGELPPPATREETDCLATVASIRITAPAVLVEGAYGPFGVQLAGNASKARAIASYQRIAARFASLLSGKPTMILGSAVPGRGRGRFYRVRLPAQSLREATLACNRLRQAGGACLVLRN, via the coding sequence GTGAGGGCAGGGCGTCGCCGCATCCTCGCTGCGGCGCTCGCCGCCACGCTCCTGGGTGGCCCGGCCTTGGCCGAGCCGCAGACCGAGAGTGTGGCGCAGACCATCTGCCGATTGATCGAGGGCGCAGCGAAGACCCACGATCTGCCGGTCGCCTTCCTCACCCGGCTGATCTGGCGCGAGAGCAGCTTCCGCCCGCACGTCGTCAGCCCCGCTGGCGCGCAGGGCATCGCCCAGTTCATGCCGGGCACGGCGAATGAGCGCGGCCTCGCCGACCCGTTCGATCCCGAGGCGGCGATCCCGCATTCGGCCGCCTTCCTTGCAGCCTTGAAGAACCAGTTCGGCAATCTCGGCCTCGCTGCGGCCGCCTATAATGGCGGGCCGAACCGCGTCGCCCGCTGGGTCGAGCGCGGCGGCATGCTGCCTTACGAGACGCAGGCCTATGTCCGCTTCATCACCGGCCGCGGTGTTGAGGAATGGCGCTTGGGAGCAGGCGAGCTTCCGCCGCCGGCGACGCGGGAGGAAACCGATTGCCTGGCCACGGTCGCGTCGATCCGCATCACCGCGCCGGCCGTGCTGGTCGAGGGCGCCTATGGGCCGTTCGGGGTACAGCTCGCCGGCAATGCCTCGAAGGCGCGCGCCATCGCCTCCTATCAGCGTATCGCCGCGCGTTTCGCTTCGCTGCTATCAGGCAAGCCGACCATGATCCTGGGATCAGCCGTGCCGGGGCGGGGTAGGGGCCGATTCTACCGCGTCAGGCTGCCGGCACAGAGCCTGCGCGAGGCGACATTGGCCTGCAATCGCCTGCGGCAGGCGGGAGGTGCGTGCCTGGTACTGCGGAATTGA
- a CDS encoding cystathionine gamma-synthase family protein, which translates to MSDDNYHKDRIANRRLHPETLMMGFGYSPAMSEGSLKPPVFLTSTFVFENAQQGKDFFDLTAGRRQLKPGEKSGLVYSRFNHPNMEILEDRLAIWDEAEKCAVFASGMAAIATTCFAFLRPGDTIIHSRPLYGGTETLLKNQMGAFGVTPFGFTDGIDVAQMRAVAEAAAAKGRVAMILVETPANPTNGLVDLAACAAIADELEKSQGHRPPVVVDNTMLGPMFQKPLKHGADLSLLSLTKYVGGHSDLVGGSISGSEKLVRQVKAWRGSLGTQLDPNSCWMLMRSLETLDIRMSRSNENGRKVADYLAAHPKVAKVHYLGNLQDGDPRKAVFDRQCSAPGSTFAFDVKGGEKEAFAVLDNLQIMKLAVSLGGTETLVSHPAAMTHSGVARELREEIGLTDALIRISVGIENIEDLISDLAQALEAA; encoded by the coding sequence ATGAGCGACGACAACTACCATAAGGACCGGATTGCCAATCGCCGGCTCCACCCCGAGACCCTGATGATGGGCTTCGGCTATTCCCCGGCCATGTCGGAAGGGTCGCTCAAGCCGCCGGTCTTCCTGACCTCGACCTTCGTTTTCGAGAACGCTCAGCAGGGCAAGGATTTCTTCGATCTGACGGCCGGCCGCCGCCAGCTCAAGCCCGGCGAGAAGTCGGGGCTGGTCTATTCGCGCTTCAACCATCCGAACATGGAGATCCTCGAGGATCGCCTGGCGATCTGGGACGAGGCCGAGAAATGCGCCGTCTTCGCCAGCGGCATGGCGGCGATCGCGACGACCTGCTTCGCATTCCTGCGCCCCGGTGACACCATCATCCACAGCCGCCCGCTCTATGGCGGCACCGAGACCCTGCTGAAGAACCAGATGGGCGCCTTCGGCGTCACGCCCTTCGGCTTCACCGACGGCATCGACGTCGCGCAGATGCGGGCGGTCGCTGAGGCCGCCGCCGCCAAGGGCCGGGTCGCGATGATCCTGGTCGAGACGCCGGCCAACCCGACCAACGGGCTGGTCGATCTTGCGGCCTGCGCCGCGATCGCCGACGAACTGGAAAAGTCGCAGGGCCATCGCCCGCCGGTGGTCGTCGACAACACCATGCTCGGGCCGATGTTCCAGAAGCCGCTGAAGCACGGCGCCGATCTCAGCCTGCTGTCGCTGACCAAATATGTCGGCGGCCACAGCGATCTCGTCGGCGGCTCGATCAGCGGCTCCGAAAAGCTGGTGCGACAGGTCAAGGCCTGGCGTGGCTCGCTCGGCACGCAGCTCGATCCCAATTCCTGCTGGATGCTGATGCGCTCGCTTGAGACGCTGGACATTCGCATGAGCCGCTCGAACGAGAACGGCCGCAAGGTCGCGGACTATCTTGCAGCGCATCCAAAGGTCGCCAAGGTGCACTATCTCGGCAATCTCCAGGATGGCGATCCGCGCAAAGCCGTGTTCGACCGCCAATGCAGCGCGCCGGGCTCGACCTTCGCCTTCGACGTCAAGGGTGGCGAGAAGGAAGCCTTCGCCGTACTGGACAATCTCCAGATCATGAAGCTCGCGGTCAGCCTCGGCGGCACCGAGACGCTGGTCTCGCACCCCGCCGCGATGACCCATTCCGGCGTTGCCCGCGAGTTGCGCGAGGAGATCGGCCTCACCGATGCGCTGATCCGCATCTCGGTCGGCATCGAGAACATCGAGGACCTGATCTCGGATCTCGCCCAGGCGCTCGAAGCCGCGTGA
- a CDS encoding polyamine ABC transporter substrate-binding protein, with product MHRLAAAAALGLALAAGPAGAQDNKELRIFNWSDYVNPEVLDAFKKETGITVVYDTFDQMETVETKLLAGKTGYDLVVVTASFLPRHIPLGLYTPVDTAKVPNLKNAWPEIQKRLSKYDPGNKFAVNYMWGTTGIGYNVAKVKERLGNDAVIDSWNVVFDPEKLKKLSNCGVHVLDAVEEMFPAALRYLGLDPDSKNEADLNKAGELLRKIRPHIQKFHSSEYINALANGDICLAVGYSGDVLQARKRASEAKNKVEIAYSIPKEGALMWFDSFVIPKDAGNQEAALKFIDFVNRPDMAAKNSDFIQYANGNIASKPLLSAEVRDNPGIYPPDAVMGRLYTITPYDQKTQRVVNRLWTRVKSGR from the coding sequence ATGCATAGGTTGGCCGCTGCGGCGGCTCTCGGGCTCGCTCTCGCGGCCGGCCCGGCAGGAGCGCAGGACAACAAGGAACTGCGCATCTTCAACTGGTCGGATTACGTCAATCCTGAGGTGCTCGACGCCTTCAAGAAAGAGACCGGCATCACCGTCGTCTACGACACCTTCGACCAGATGGAGACGGTCGAGACCAAGCTGCTCGCCGGCAAGACCGGCTACGACCTCGTTGTCGTCACAGCGTCCTTCCTGCCCAGGCACATCCCGCTCGGCCTCTATACGCCGGTCGACACCGCCAAGGTGCCGAACCTCAAGAATGCCTGGCCCGAGATCCAGAAACGCCTGTCGAAATACGATCCCGGCAACAAGTTCGCCGTGAACTACATGTGGGGCACCACCGGGATCGGCTACAACGTCGCCAAGGTGAAGGAGCGGCTCGGCAACGACGCCGTGATCGACAGCTGGAACGTCGTCTTCGATCCGGAGAAGCTGAAGAAGCTCTCCAATTGCGGCGTGCACGTGCTCGATGCGGTCGAGGAGATGTTCCCGGCGGCGCTGCGCTATCTCGGGCTCGATCCCGATTCAAAGAACGAGGCCGATCTCAACAAGGCCGGTGAGCTGCTGCGCAAGATCCGCCCGCACATCCAGAAATTCCACTCGTCCGAGTACATCAACGCGCTCGCCAACGGCGATATCTGTCTGGCGGTCGGCTATTCCGGCGACGTGCTGCAGGCCAGGAAACGCGCGAGCGAAGCCAAGAACAAGGTCGAGATCGCCTACTCCATCCCGAAGGAAGGCGCGCTGATGTGGTTCGATTCCTTCGTCATCCCGAAGGATGCCGGCAATCAGGAGGCGGCGCTGAAGTTCATCGACTTCGTCAACCGTCCCGACATGGCTGCGAAGAATTCGGACTTCATCCAGTATGCCAACGGCAACATCGCCTCGAAGCCGCTGCTCTCGGCCGAGGTCCGCGACAATCCCGGCATCTATCCGCCGGATGCGGTGATGGGCCGGCTCTACACGATCACGCCCTACGACCAGAAGACGCAGCGGGTGGTCAACCGGCTGTGGACCCGCGTCAAGAGCGGCAGGTGA
- a CDS encoding ABC transporter permease — protein MSTPVPRSSGTGRGLLVAAIPYLWLLAFFLVPFVIVLRIALSDAATDQPPYAPHFSGISQLGEFLGQLDLENFRLLGDDSLYWQSYLSSLRIAALTMLIALAIGYPLAYAMALAPKRWQGILLVLVILPFWTSFLIRVYAWIGILRPDGLLDMALMGIGLTAEPLRLLNTDAAVLIGMVYSYLPFMVLPLFSTLQKLDGTLLEAASDLGATPLTTFLTVTLPLSIPGILAGSALVFIPAIGEFVIPDLLGGSDTLMVGKVLWNEFFSNRDWPLASAVAIVLLVVLVLPLMLLQRARGATR, from the coding sequence GTGAGCACGCCGGTTCCCCGAAGCAGCGGGACCGGTCGCGGCCTGCTGGTCGCCGCCATTCCCTACCTCTGGCTGCTCGCCTTCTTCCTCGTGCCCTTCGTCATCGTGCTCAGGATCGCGCTGTCGGATGCCGCGACCGACCAGCCGCCCTACGCGCCGCATTTCTCCGGCATCAGCCAGCTCGGCGAATTCCTGGGCCAGCTCGATCTCGAGAACTTCCGCCTGCTCGGGGACGATTCGCTCTACTGGCAGAGTTATCTCTCCTCGCTGCGCATCGCCGCGCTGACCATGCTGATCGCGCTCGCGATCGGCTACCCGCTCGCCTATGCGATGGCGCTGGCTCCGAAGCGCTGGCAGGGCATCCTGCTCGTCCTCGTCATCCTGCCGTTCTGGACTTCGTTCCTGATCCGCGTCTACGCCTGGATCGGCATCCTGCGGCCGGACGGCCTGCTCGATATGGCGCTGATGGGGATCGGGCTGACAGCTGAGCCCTTGCGCCTGCTCAACACTGATGCCGCTGTGCTGATCGGCATGGTCTATTCGTACCTGCCCTTCATGGTGCTGCCGCTGTTCTCGACCTTGCAGAAGCTGGACGGCACCTTGCTGGAAGCGGCTTCCGATCTCGGCGCGACGCCGCTCACCACCTTCCTGACAGTGACCTTGCCGCTGTCGATTCCCGGCATCCTCGCCGGCTCGGCCCTGGTCTTCATCCCGGCGATCGGCGAGTTCGTCATCCCCGATTTGCTGGGCGGTTCCGACACACTGATGGTCGGCAAGGTGCTCTGGAACGAGTTCTTCTCCAATCGCGACTGGCCGCTGGCCTCGGCGGTGGCGATCGTGCTGCTCGTCGTCCTCGTCCTGCCGTTGATGCTGCTGCAGCGGGCGAGGGGAGCGACTCGATGA
- a CDS encoding Lrp/AsnC family transcriptional regulator, producing MLDTIDRRMLTLLQEDGRITNQDLSEKVGLSPTPCLRRLKRLEETGVIRGYSAIVDPKAYGLPFSVFVSVRLSQQNTEHIAEFEKAIENWPEVAECYLMTGSQDYLLRVLTDGIDGYERFLKQKMTRLKCVQSVESNFALATIKKRVGLPPL from the coding sequence ATGCTCGATACGATCGACCGCCGCATGCTGACCTTGCTGCAGGAGGATGGCCGGATCACCAATCAGGACCTGTCCGAGAAGGTCGGCCTGTCGCCAACGCCATGCCTGCGCCGGTTGAAGCGGCTGGAGGAGACCGGCGTCATCAGGGGCTATTCGGCGATCGTCGACCCCAAGGCCTATGGCCTGCCCTTCAGCGTCTTCGTCTCGGTCCGGCTCAGCCAGCAGAACACGGAGCACATCGCCGAATTCGAGAAGGCGATCGAAAACTGGCCGGAAGTGGCGGAATGCTACCTGATGACCGGCAGCCAGGACTATCTGCTGCGCGTCCTGACCGACGGCATCGACGGCTATGAGCGCTTCCTGAAGCAGAAGATGACGCGGCTGAAATGCGTCCAGTCGGTCGAATCCAATTTCGCGCTGGCGACAATCAAGAAGCGGGTCGGCCTGCCGCCGCTGTAG
- a CDS encoding DUF3750 domain-containing protein: MIRRFLLLFTVVFLLPLGTHAAWWQLQPLASDWARADWSSAALLPAPAIEPEATIHIFAARVGRWRGVFAHHSWVVVKEKNASAYTRFDVVGWGNPVRVNVRVADGRWYGNVPEAVAELKGPAAEALIPRIRDAVKSYGYSDYGSYAAWPGPNSNSFVQHILAEVPELGRALPPTAIGKDWRADGLYAGFTPSRTGLQASLYGLAGVTFGWVEGVEINLLGLVAGFDLQRPALKLPGWGRVGL, encoded by the coding sequence ATGATCCGACGCTTTCTCCTTCTCTTCACGGTGGTCTTCCTCCTGCCGCTCGGCACGCATGCCGCCTGGTGGCAGTTGCAACCGCTCGCTTCCGACTGGGCGCGCGCCGACTGGTCGAGCGCTGCGCTCCTGCCTGCGCCGGCCATCGAGCCCGAAGCGACCATCCACATCTTCGCCGCCCGCGTCGGCCGCTGGCGCGGCGTCTTCGCCCATCACTCCTGGGTGGTGGTGAAGGAGAAGAACGCCTCCGCCTACACCCGCTTCGACGTCGTCGGCTGGGGTAATCCGGTGCGCGTGAATGTTCGTGTCGCCGACGGGCGCTGGTATGGCAACGTGCCGGAAGCGGTGGCGGAGCTGAAAGGCCCCGCAGCCGAGGCCCTGATCCCGCGCATCCGCGACGCCGTGAAGAGCTATGGCTACAGCGATTATGGCTCCTATGCCGCCTGGCCGGGGCCGAACTCGAACAGCTTCGTCCAGCACATCCTCGCCGAAGTGCCGGAGCTCGGCCGGGCACTGCCGCCAACCGCGATCGGCAAGGACTGGCGTGCCGACGGCCTCTACGCCGGCTTCACGCCGAGCCGCACCGGCCTGCAGGCCTCGCTCTACGGGCTAGCGGGCGTCACCTTCGGCTGGGTCGAGGGCGTCGAGATCAACCTGCTCGGCCTGGTCGCCGGCTTCGACCTACAGAGGCCGGCCCTGAAGCTGCCGGGCTGGGGACGGGTGGGATTGTAG